Genomic segment of Terriglobales bacterium:
ACGAATGGCAGAATGGCCCGCCGCAGCCGGTGAGGCGGAGAGAGAGAAGACCACCCCACCGCGGCGCCTGGCTTTTGTGGCCGCGCCGCCCCCGCGTTCGTACGCCCGCTGCACGGGCTATTCCCCACAGCGAGATCTATCGGCACACTCGGAAGGTGAAATATGGCTGTGATTGCGCGTGTCGAGCAGTGGCCCGTGTGACTGACAGCTGAAAGGTAGTCGAGGGCGGTCAAGACTAGTCCTGGACGATCTTCGAGTCGCCGCGCCCCCAGTAGCGGTCCTTGAGCAGCCGCTTGTAGAGCTTGCCGGTGGGGAGGCGCGGGAGGTCGCTGTCGAAGTCGATGGAGCGCGGGCACTTGTACGCCGCCAGACGTTCGCGAGCGTAGGCGATCAGCTCCTCAGCCAGCGCTGCATCGGCGCTCACGCCCGCAGCGGGCTGCACGATCGCCTTCACCTCCTCTCCGAACTCGGAGTTGGGCACGCCGATCACGGCCACGTCTTCCACCTTGGGATGCATGATCAACTCGTTCTCGACCTCCTGGGGATAGATGTTGACTCCCCCCGAGATGATCATGAACGACGCCCGGTCAGTGAGGTAGAGGAAGCCCTCCTCGTCGAGGTGGCCCACATCTCCCAGGGCCGTCCAGCTAGGATGCTTCGGGTGCTGAGCGCTGCGCGTCTGCTCCGGGTCCTTGTGGTACTGGAAGGGTGCCTCGTCGCGCTCGAAGTACACGATACCCGCCTCTCCGGTCGGCAGCTCGGTGCCGTCCTCATGGCAGATGCGGATCGTCCCGATCACCGCGCGCCCGACGGTCCCGGGATGCGCCAGCCATTCCTCCGGCCCGACGTAGGTCAATCCATTCAGCTCGGTTCCGCCGTAGTACTCGTGCAGGATCGGGCCCCACCACTCGAACATCTCTTCCTTCACCTTGCGCGGGCAGGGAGCGGCGGCGTGGATCGCAACCTGATGATGGGAGAGATCGTAGCCGGCGCGCTCCTCCTCCGGGAGCTTCAGCATGCGAGTGAACATGGTGGGCACCCACTGGCTGTGGGTGATCGAGTACTTCTCCAAGGCCTGCAGCGCTTCCAATGCGTCGAAGCGTTCCATGATGACCACCGTGCCGCCGAGCGACTGCACAGCGGTGCAGAAGCCGATGGGCGCCGAGTGATAGAGTGGCGCGGGCGAGAGGTACACCGAGTCCGCGTCCACGCGGAACAGACCCCGCAGCACGGCGTTCATCGCCAGGCCGCGCGATACCGAGCGGCTTGGTAGAGGTCGGGCAATCCCCTTGGGCCGCCCGGTCGTCCCCGAGCTGTAGAGCA
This window contains:
- a CDS encoding AMP-binding protein, giving the protein ARTGEVITYAELDARSNRLAQLLWSEGLRRGDHIAVFLENHLRYFEVAWAAFRSGLYLTTVNRYLTAPEASYIVDDCGAQVLVSSRALHGVAAAIPNQAPGCRRFLVVDGLPAGASDRFESYEAAVDAHPAERLDEEPLGDLMLYSSGTTGRPKGIARPLPSRSVSRGLAMNAVLRGLFRVDADSVYLSPAPLYHSAPIGFCTAVQSLGGTVVIMERFDALEALQALEKYSITHSQWVPTMFTRMLKLPEEERAGYDLSHHQVAIHAAAPCPRKVKEEMFEWWGPILHEYYGGTELNGLTYVGPEEWLAHPGTVGRAVIGTIRICHEDGTELPTGEAGIVYFERDEAPFQYHKDPEQTRSAQHPKHPSWTALGDVGHLDEEGFLYLTDRASFMIISGGVNIYPQEVENELIMHPKVEDVAVIGVPNSEFGEEVKAIVQPAAGVSADAALAEELIAYARERLAAYKCPRSIDFDSDLPRLPTGKLYKRLLKDRYWGRGDSKIVQD